One Aliidiomarina minuta genomic region harbors:
- a CDS encoding MotA/TolQ/ExbB proton channel family protein, producing MKQVVKYLITAATGLSLAAGVAFSASAQDATSLDDLLRLVQENRAAAQRIDQERERRFMDERADRQALLEEARQQLADEEARGERLQETFAQNEVDIANKETELDNMVGTLGEIFGVIRGAASDTIGRISTSVVSAEYPGRADVLESLAEAQELPNIAELEELWLALLTEMRESGRVSRFQGEVTLLEGGRETREIVRVGAFNLISNGEYLLYNEDTNQIQPLGRQPAGHVLRAARDFENAESGYQGVFVDPSRGAILSLLTQKSTLAEHYHQGSTVGYAITVVFAIGMLIALYKLITLTMTGGSIRSQLKNPENPGNNPLGRILKVYHDNKQADVETLELKLDEAILRETPKIESGVSIIKILAAISPLMGLLGTVIGMIGTFQSITLFGTGDPRIMAGDISMALVTTALGLIAALPLIVVHSIVSGRAKSIVQVLDEQASGIVASHAEKGE from the coding sequence ATGAAACAGGTAGTTAAGTATTTAATAACAGCCGCAACAGGTCTCTCCTTAGCTGCAGGTGTTGCATTCTCTGCAAGTGCACAGGATGCTACTAGTCTTGATGATCTGCTCCGTCTGGTGCAGGAAAACCGTGCCGCAGCACAGCGTATTGACCAGGAGCGCGAACGTCGCTTTATGGATGAACGTGCTGACCGTCAGGCGTTGCTGGAAGAAGCTCGTCAGCAGTTGGCCGATGAAGAAGCTCGTGGTGAACGTTTGCAGGAAACCTTTGCGCAAAACGAAGTTGATATTGCCAATAAAGAAACTGAGCTGGACAACATGGTCGGTACCTTAGGTGAAATCTTTGGTGTTATCCGTGGTGCCGCTTCAGACACTATCGGTCGTATTTCAACTTCAGTGGTAAGTGCAGAGTATCCAGGTCGCGCAGATGTGCTGGAAAGCCTGGCAGAAGCTCAGGAATTACCGAACATTGCAGAGCTTGAAGAACTGTGGCTAGCGCTTCTGACAGAAATGCGTGAATCAGGTCGTGTAAGCCGGTTCCAGGGTGAAGTTACCTTGCTGGAAGGTGGTCGCGAAACTCGCGAAATCGTACGTGTTGGTGCTTTCAACCTGATTTCAAATGGTGAGTACCTGCTGTACAACGAAGATACCAACCAAATTCAGCCGTTAGGTCGTCAGCCAGCAGGCCACGTTTTACGTGCTGCACGCGATTTTGAAAATGCTGAATCTGGTTATCAGGGTGTGTTCGTCGATCCGTCTCGTGGCGCTATTCTTAGCCTGCTAACTCAGAAGTCTACACTGGCTGAGCATTATCACCAGGGTAGTACTGTGGGTTACGCTATTACCGTTGTATTTGCTATCGGTATGCTGATCGCGCTTTACAAGCTGATAACTCTTACTATGACAGGTGGGTCTATCCGCAGTCAGCTTAAGAATCCTGAAAATCCAGGTAACAACCCATTGGGTCGTATCCTCAAGGTTTATCATGATAATAAGCAGGCCGACGTGGAAACCCTGGAACTTAAACTGGACGAAGCAATCTTACGTGAAACACCTAAGATTGAGTCTGGTGTCAGTATTATTAAGATCCTGGCAGCTATTTCACCGCTTATGGGTCTGTTAGGTACCGTAATTGGTATGATTGGTACGTTCCAGTCGATTACTCTGTTCGGTACGGGCGATCCTCGTATTATGGCCGGCGATATCTCTATGGCACTGGTAACTACTGCCCTGGGTCTGATTGCTGCGTTACCTCTGATTGTTGTGCATAGCATCGTATCAGGTCGCGCTAAATCAATCGTTCAGGTTCTCGATGAGCAAGCTTCAGGAATTGTTGCTTCTCATGCGGAGAAAGGAGAGTAA
- the priC gene encoding primosomal replication protein PriC, with translation MSQAKPPTIAPYQQLLERLESACQGLPKELKSDWFAAELFSCRSADPADYLAEIRLNIERLQKMPQQNESYSWLFSHLEQQLQALTQALFRARKPDSHKSDSSKPGMLREASLSRLHQELARHHEYERRLQDNLRVAQQTEHTEQQQRIMQCQQRLLRCQRAIRGIEERIRKAEG, from the coding sequence ATGTCACAAGCTAAACCACCAACTATAGCGCCATATCAACAATTGCTGGAACGTCTGGAAAGTGCCTGTCAGGGTTTGCCCAAAGAATTAAAAAGCGATTGGTTTGCCGCAGAGCTGTTTTCCTGCCGTTCTGCAGATCCCGCTGATTATCTGGCGGAAATACGTCTCAATATTGAGCGTTTACAGAAGATGCCCCAACAGAATGAAAGTTATAGCTGGCTTTTCAGTCACCTGGAGCAACAGCTACAGGCATTAACGCAAGCGTTGTTCCGTGCCCGCAAACCAGACTCCCATAAAAGTGACAGCAGCAAACCAGGCATGCTCCGTGAAGCCAGCCTCTCGCGCCTGCACCAGGAGCTGGCCCGGCATCATGAATATGAACGGCGTTTGCAGGACAATCTGCGTGTTGCCCAGCAAACCGAGCATACTGAACAACAACAGCGGATAATGCAGTGCCAGCAGCGTTTATTACGCTGCCAGCGGGCCATACGGGGTATTGAAGAGCGTATTAGAAAAGCGGAAGGTTAA
- a CDS encoding ExbD/TolR family protein, protein MARRRIREDDEATADMTPMLDIVFIMLIFFIVTTSFVKEAGIDVNRPEATQASDKPSANIFIAVRENGEVWMDRRMVDVERVAANLERMLAEQPTDMVVIQADEGARHGVVVQVMDQIREAGISQISIAAEND, encoded by the coding sequence ATGGCACGTAGACGTATACGAGAGGACGACGAAGCAACAGCAGATATGACACCGATGCTAGATATCGTGTTTATCATGCTTATATTCTTTATCGTAACAACCTCGTTTGTTAAAGAAGCTGGTATTGACGTGAACCGTCCTGAAGCTACACAGGCTTCTGATAAGCCGTCAGCGAACATCTTTATTGCGGTTCGTGAGAATGGTGAAGTCTGGATGGATCGCCGTATGGTTGATGTGGAGCGTGTAGCCGCCAACCTGGAGCGTATGTTAGCTGAGCAACCTACCGATATGGTGGTTATTCAGGCTGACGAAGGTGCGCGTCACGGTGTTGTGGTTCAGGTAATGGACCAAATCCGGGAAGCTGGCATTTCACAAATTTCGATAGCAGCGGAGAACGATTAA
- a CDS encoding tryptophan 2,3-dioxygenase family protein, which translates to MKKNKEAVYYSDYLQLDKLLGAQTLQSEKYGAPAHDETLFIIVHQAYELWFKQITHELRSVLSIFRAEQVADESLMTVVHRLHRIGTIQQLLNQQIGVLETMTPQDFLEFRDYLVPASGFQSIQFKELEISLGLKRKSRINFDQESFYTRINDKDRAYLAEQEKKASLFECVDDWLARMPFLEFEDFAFWQHYQQAIKQNLDHDEEILRTNELLSEDELEAELKELDSTRENFAALFDAERYKHMQDEGRVRLSQRAMQGALFINLYREEPVFNLPFQVLSCLADMDDNMTIWRYRHAMMVQRMLGSKIGTGGSSGHEYLRKTTEKNRIFTDLLNLSTYLLPKSALPPLPDSVKTALRRG; encoded by the coding sequence ATGAAAAAGAACAAAGAAGCGGTTTATTACAGTGACTATCTGCAGCTGGATAAACTCCTTGGGGCGCAGACGCTACAAAGCGAAAAGTATGGTGCGCCCGCGCATGATGAAACCTTATTTATTATTGTGCACCAGGCCTATGAGCTGTGGTTTAAACAAATCACCCACGAACTGCGTTCGGTGCTTTCTATTTTCCGCGCCGAACAGGTTGCTGATGAGTCTTTGATGACGGTTGTACACAGATTGCACCGTATAGGCACTATTCAGCAATTGCTGAATCAGCAGATTGGCGTGCTGGAAACCATGACCCCGCAGGACTTTCTGGAATTTCGTGATTACCTGGTGCCAGCTTCTGGTTTTCAGAGCATTCAGTTCAAAGAGCTGGAGATCAGTTTAGGGCTCAAGCGCAAAAGCCGGATTAACTTTGATCAGGAATCGTTTTATACCCGCATTAACGATAAAGACAGAGCCTATTTAGCTGAGCAGGAAAAGAAGGCTAGTCTTTTTGAATGCGTCGATGACTGGCTGGCGCGTATGCCTTTTCTGGAGTTTGAAGACTTTGCCTTCTGGCAGCACTATCAGCAGGCCATTAAGCAGAACCTGGATCATGATGAAGAGATTTTGCGTACTAATGAATTGTTAAGTGAAGACGAGCTGGAAGCTGAGCTGAAAGAGCTGGACAGTACCCGGGAAAACTTCGCGGCGCTCTTCGATGCGGAGAGATATAAGCATATGCAGGATGAAGGACGGGTGCGCTTGTCGCAACGGGCGATGCAGGGCGCGTTATTTATTAACCTGTATCGTGAAGAACCGGTGTTTAACCTGCCGTTCCAGGTTTTAAGCTGCCTTGCTGACATGGACGATAATATGACCATCTGGCGTTACCGCCATGCCATGATGGTGCAGCGCATGCTGGGTTCGAAAATAGGTACGGGTGGCTCATCGGGTCATGAATACCTGCGTAAAACCACCGAGAAAAACCGCATTTTTACTGATTTACTTAATTTGTCGACCTATTTACTACCGAAGTCTGCATTGCCGCCTTTGCCGGACTCAGTGAAAACCGCACTACGGCGGGGTTAA
- a CDS encoding MotA/TolQ/ExbB proton channel family protein, whose protein sequence is MQLYLMGLWETVRDFIATGGDVLYLVFIALLIMWIVLVERYWYLLGVFPKDRKRIIEQWEARKDTTSWYAHKIREAWVSEVSVKLNSRMLLLKTMIAVCPMIGLLGTVTGMIAVFEIMAVQGTGNPRLMASGISMATIPTMAGMVAALSGMIFVTRLDARIRRERDKLLDSLPHH, encoded by the coding sequence ATGCAATTATACCTGATGGGTCTATGGGAAACTGTCAGGGATTTTATTGCGACAGGTGGGGATGTTTTATACCTCGTCTTTATAGCGCTGTTAATTATGTGGATTGTATTAGTTGAGCGTTATTGGTACCTGCTAGGTGTGTTTCCGAAGGACCGGAAACGCATCATAGAGCAATGGGAAGCACGTAAGGACACGACTTCCTGGTACGCGCATAAAATCCGTGAGGCCTGGGTTTCCGAGGTTTCAGTTAAACTTAACTCACGCATGCTATTGTTGAAAACTATGATTGCAGTTTGTCCGATGATAGGACTACTGGGTACGGTTACAGGTATGATTGCAGTATTTGAAATTATGGCGGTACAGGGAACGGGTAACCCCCGTTTGATGGCCAGCGGTATTTCAATGGCAACTATCCCAACAATGGCAGGCATGGTGGCGGCACTATCCGGAATGATATTTGTGACGCGTCTTGATGCACGTATCCGCCGGGAGCGGGACAAGTTACTAGATAGCTTGCCCCATCACTAA
- a CDS encoding TonB-dependent receptor plug domain-containing protein, with the protein MYTNSKLAKSVRLALMYGATATAFTGASVAVAQDQEQEEAAAVERIQVTGSRLNRSALEGATPVTVINREDIDATGFASVADVLRSSSFNVSGSFREDSGTTAQGQATMNLRGLGSNRTLVLLNGRRMPGSPVLDGQSQNLNAIPFAAVERIEILSDGASAVYGSDAIGGVINIILRSDFEGVELTASTNISDQEGGDERGFSVVGGFSGDRGNITYALEKSRRDIIWARDRDYFQSFDRNDDSTQVDGLPDFNQTSGYSQAARTIIRPDGQYVAMTDGDCSIYGEGHVSGVFADSAWPGDTSCAYDFTEIMAETASLDSYNIFLDATYNIDDNHRFISRALYNRTNSFGRYAPAAGAFGWTGPALAEETLDNGQTLAALNPGDSVLYRFDITGPGRDTDQNDYVTDITLGFEGYITNLDLDYELTYTRNLYEMHEWGDGYVNTQGLAAAADAGWDPRQPDQSEYSTLVGDMRENANRRASMVTDRIDFGLQGQGPMDSMFFVGGEIRNETYNDQAQSQAEAGNILGTSGGTSGGSREIRALFGEVSVPLTLDLELDFALRYDDYSDFGDNVSYKFSGRWQPTNDLVVRASYGTGFRAPSLDMLFQQPSQAFAFGRNLVSCMGGTFSEVSADPDFTNDIQGCLEGPERQEQTFFGANQNLDAETSKQFVVGAVYDATDLTGTNLSFSADYYWTEIEDTITTIGVQDLYWVTFMETVEQFEGLEYSDNHNVIPHSVQPTNFRSFDTSGIDLNINWFDDVGPGVLTTDFNLSYVLEYNSLFTPGSALQDYTKLTQNEYRFDVQVGYTVGNHSVNLFSYFIPGRCQSTTLNVASVETGEFLAECLRDSDGNKYKVSSYAHHSLQYAYETQWNSRVTVGINNLTDEKPALDRNDEFNKNLYPFVGRQFMLRYTQRF; encoded by the coding sequence ATGTACACCAATAGCAAATTAGCTAAGTCTGTCCGCTTAGCGCTAATGTACGGTGCTACAGCAACTGCCTTTACCGGTGCGTCCGTTGCTGTAGCGCAAGACCAGGAACAAGAAGAAGCCGCGGCTGTTGAGCGTATCCAGGTAACTGGTTCACGTTTAAATCGTAGCGCCTTAGAAGGAGCTACCCCAGTAACGGTTATTAACCGTGAAGATATTGATGCAACCGGTTTCGCGTCGGTAGCGGATGTATTACGTAGCTCATCTTTCAACGTATCTGGCTCTTTCCGTGAAGATTCTGGTACTACGGCTCAGGGCCAGGCGACGATGAACCTCCGTGGGTTAGGTTCTAACCGTACGCTTGTTCTTTTAAATGGCCGTCGTATGCCAGGTTCGCCGGTTTTGGATGGTCAGTCTCAAAACTTGAACGCCATTCCTTTCGCTGCAGTAGAACGTATTGAAATTCTGTCTGATGGTGCTTCAGCAGTTTATGGTTCCGATGCCATTGGTGGTGTAATTAACATCATTTTACGTAGTGATTTTGAAGGCGTCGAACTTACTGCAAGCACCAATATTTCTGATCAGGAAGGCGGCGATGAGCGCGGCTTCAGCGTTGTTGGTGGTTTCTCTGGTGACCGCGGTAATATTACCTACGCACTTGAAAAATCTCGCCGCGACATTATCTGGGCGCGTGACCGTGATTATTTCCAAAGCTTTGATCGCAACGACGACAGTACTCAGGTAGATGGTTTACCAGACTTTAATCAGACTTCTGGTTACAGTCAGGCTGCCCGTACTATTATCCGTCCAGACGGTCAATATGTAGCCATGACAGATGGAGACTGCTCCATTTACGGTGAAGGTCATGTGTCTGGTGTATTCGCTGACAGCGCGTGGCCAGGTGACACATCTTGTGCATATGATTTTACCGAAATCATGGCAGAAACAGCTTCGCTGGATAGCTATAATATATTCCTAGATGCAACCTATAATATAGATGACAATCATCGCTTTATTTCTCGGGCGTTATATAACCGCACTAACAGTTTTGGTCGTTATGCTCCTGCAGCCGGTGCGTTTGGCTGGACAGGTCCGGCTTTAGCTGAAGAAACTTTAGATAATGGTCAGACATTAGCAGCTCTGAACCCTGGCGATAGCGTATTATATCGCTTTGATATAACAGGTCCTGGTCGTGATACTGATCAGAACGATTACGTGACAGACATTACTTTAGGTTTTGAAGGTTATATCACTAATCTGGATCTGGATTATGAATTGACCTATACCCGTAACTTGTATGAAATGCATGAGTGGGGTGATGGTTATGTAAATACTCAGGGACTGGCTGCTGCAGCAGACGCAGGCTGGGATCCTCGTCAACCAGACCAAAGTGAATACTCGACTCTTGTTGGAGATATGCGTGAAAATGCAAATCGCCGTGCCTCTATGGTTACAGACCGCATAGACTTTGGCCTGCAGGGGCAAGGTCCTATGGATTCTATGTTTTTCGTCGGTGGTGAAATACGCAACGAAACATATAACGACCAGGCACAGTCCCAGGCTGAAGCTGGTAATATCTTAGGTACCTCAGGCGGTACTTCAGGTGGCTCACGTGAGATTAGAGCTCTGTTCGGTGAAGTTTCTGTTCCTCTTACGCTTGATCTTGAGCTGGATTTTGCGTTGCGTTATGACGACTACTCTGACTTCGGTGACAATGTGTCATACAAGTTTTCGGGTAGATGGCAGCCGACCAACGATCTGGTAGTGCGAGCTTCTTACGGTACCGGCTTCCGTGCACCTTCACTGGATATGCTATTCCAGCAACCTTCACAAGCATTTGCTTTTGGGCGTAACCTGGTTAGTTGTATGGGCGGAACCTTCTCTGAAGTTTCAGCTGATCCTGATTTCACTAACGACATTCAGGGTTGTTTGGAAGGTCCTGAGCGTCAGGAACAAACGTTCTTCGGGGCTAATCAAAACCTGGATGCAGAAACATCTAAGCAGTTTGTAGTTGGTGCAGTGTATGACGCAACTGACCTTACAGGTACAAACCTGAGTTTCTCTGCTGATTACTACTGGACTGAAATTGAGGATACAATTACCACAATAGGTGTTCAGGATCTGTATTGGGTAACCTTTATGGAGACGGTAGAACAGTTTGAAGGTCTTGAGTATAGTGACAATCACAACGTCATACCACACTCTGTACAGCCTACAAACTTCCGTAGCTTTGATACATCAGGTATTGACCTGAATATCAACTGGTTTGATGATGTTGGTCCAGGTGTATTAACAACTGATTTTAACCTGAGTTATGTACTTGAATATAACTCGCTGTTTACTCCAGGTTCTGCACTGCAGGATTACACTAAGTTAACTCAAAACGAATATCGTTTTGATGTTCAGGTGGGATATACGGTTGGTAATCACAGCGTGAATCTGTTCAGCTACTTCATTCCTGGCCGTTGCCAGTCGACAACTTTGAATGTTGCTTCTGTTGAAACCGGCGAATTCCTGGCTGAGTGTTTAAGAGATTCCGATGGGAACAAGTACAAAGTTAGCAGCTATGCACATCACTCGTTACAGTATGCCTATGAAACACAGTGGAATAGCCGTGTAACCGTAGGTATCAATAACCTGACTGATGAGAAGCCTGCGCTTGACCGTAACGATGAATTCAACAAAAATTTATATCCGTTTGTTGGTCGTCAGTTTATGTTACGTTACACACAACGTTTCTAA
- a CDS encoding late competence development ComFB family protein: protein MTWDDDIHNVYEKLVVEYVEGLEMEKTHDHDFIADMCCVVLNKLPSRYIRHDVDMQFYLTDSEREEMQERVAHAVNAALVKLQNKNSREE from the coding sequence ATGACCTGGGATGATGATATTCACAATGTGTATGAAAAACTGGTCGTTGAATATGTTGAAGGTTTAGAGATGGAAAAAACCCATGACCACGACTTCATCGCCGACATGTGCTGTGTAGTACTGAACAAGTTGCCATCGCGTTACATCCGACATGACGTCGATATGCAATTTTACTTAACCGATTCGGAGCGCGAGGAAATGCAGGAGCGAGTTGCCCACGCTGTTAATGCAGCGCTGGTTAAGTTACAAAATAAGAATAGTAGAGAAGAATAA
- a CDS encoding DUF3450 domain-containing protein — translation MTKVIKRSKTAAAVAGIMALAGSATVAANVDLPRLQSEQTEIHRSSAQSQERIDSLFEQSRELLADYRDVVSQYESLRLYNDHVQRLVDDQNETLDSLQRQIDGIEETRQGVVPLMYRMIDSLDEFVRLDVPIYSERRESRVERLRDIMTRSNVTDSEKFRQIMTAYQTEMDYGVGLNAYQGTLEFGGQEIAVDFFHLGRITFLAQSLDMRNAWMWDNEAREWTELDDGYLNPLTEAIRMARNQTQYDIVRLPISAPESAE, via the coding sequence ATGACCAAAGTAATCAAACGAAGCAAAACTGCTGCCGCTGTTGCGGGCATAATGGCTCTGGCGGGTAGCGCGACTGTCGCTGCTAACGTTGACTTGCCGCGTCTGCAATCGGAGCAAACAGAAATTCACCGTAGCTCTGCGCAATCTCAAGAGCGCATTGACTCATTATTTGAACAGAGTCGCGAACTGCTTGCCGACTACCGCGATGTAGTTAGCCAGTATGAATCATTGCGTCTGTATAATGATCACGTTCAGCGTTTGGTTGACGATCAGAATGAGACACTTGATTCGTTACAGCGTCAAATTGACGGTATTGAAGAAACCCGCCAGGGCGTGGTTCCTCTTATGTATCGTATGATTGACTCACTGGATGAGTTCGTTCGTCTGGATGTTCCAATCTATAGCGAACGACGTGAAAGTCGTGTGGAACGGCTGCGCGACATCATGACTCGTTCTAACGTGACTGATTCAGAAAAATTCCGTCAGATCATGACAGCGTATCAGACTGAAATGGACTACGGTGTTGGCTTGAACGCTTACCAGGGAACTCTGGAATTTGGCGGACAGGAAATCGCAGTAGACTTTTTCCATCTGGGTCGTATTACGTTTCTCGCTCAGTCACTGGACATGCGTAATGCGTGGATGTGGGACAACGAAGCCCGTGAATGGACAGAGCTTGATGATGGCTATCTGAATCCGCTGACAGAAGCGATTCGTATGGCGCGTAATCAAACTCAGTATGACATTGTGCGTTTACCAATCTCAGCTCCGGAGAGTGCAGAATGA
- a CDS encoding energy transducer TonB, with protein MVRLIVSILLGAAVTFALFVFMAFLISGGAQRAEPPEPPTRIDIVSAPPEQDVTQRQRTPPPPPEPPEQPPDQPDTEPDAADDAVSFGMDMGGVDLGGADTGLQGPGGAMGRDGDAQPIVRIEPRYPPAAARDGIEGWVRLRFTIDETGGVTDIEIIEAEPRRVFDQEARRALRRWRYAPQVVDGVPQRQEGMTVQLDFTMEGQ; from the coding sequence ATGGTGCGGTTGATAGTATCAATATTACTAGGCGCCGCTGTTACTTTTGCTCTGTTTGTCTTTATGGCTTTCTTGATCAGTGGTGGTGCGCAACGGGCTGAACCGCCCGAGCCACCAACTCGGATCGACATCGTCTCAGCACCTCCAGAGCAGGACGTAACACAGCGGCAACGTACGCCGCCACCGCCTCCTGAACCGCCGGAGCAACCGCCAGATCAGCCTGATACTGAGCCTGATGCTGCCGACGATGCTGTCTCTTTTGGTATGGACATGGGTGGTGTCGATTTAGGTGGTGCCGATACTGGCCTGCAAGGTCCTGGTGGGGCTATGGGGCGTGATGGCGATGCACAACCGATAGTTCGGATTGAGCCTCGTTATCCGCCCGCTGCAGCTCGCGATGGCATAGAAGGTTGGGTTCGCCTGCGCTTCACCATAGATGAAACGGGTGGAGTCACTGACATTGAAATTATTGAAGCTGAGCCTCGTCGCGTATTTGATCAGGAAGCGCGCCGCGCCTTGCGTCGCTGGCGTTATGCACCTCAAGTGGTTGATGGCGTTCCACAACGTCAGGAAGGCATGACGGTGCAGCTTGACTTTACGATGGAGGGGCAATAA
- a CDS encoding tetratricopeptide repeat protein: MNFKYTLLAGVIVFTFAVAPLVHAQDEDADALAETVGDTVGIDVGFSIPSPDEVRAIRDRRPSQAVSERVGRNIMEAFELYEEDLTQEAIQVLRGTNARNDFDRAYLARFIGNLLASEDELDEAIAQLERAVDFNILSFGDHGASIRLLADLNLQHENYEEALQRYQEWIQFTGELDHEVFMRMANAHLELENYEQVIPFARKSVAHQETPNRNPYILQVAAFYETQQIANAIQVLEEGLEVLPGEERWWGQLGMFYLLEEELEKALATMELAYLAGYLNRENDFRALVQMYSNLGIPYRAATVMERHIESGEVQGTPRNYSIAARSYHSAREFNEAAEMYTQAIAVAEDDEDRRDYYRRRGDALLFVDRYSNAAEAFSNAIQLMDPDDDTTGRLYMSLAEAYFYAEQYGDALAAAENATRYDAHRRNAESWAGYIRTTAERRGVDLD; this comes from the coding sequence ATGAATTTTAAATATACATTATTGGCGGGAGTCATTGTCTTTACTTTTGCAGTGGCACCACTGGTGCATGCTCAAGACGAAGATGCGGACGCTCTGGCGGAAACTGTCGGTGACACAGTGGGTATCGATGTTGGCTTTAGTATTCCGAGCCCTGATGAAGTGCGCGCCATTCGTGACCGTCGCCCCAGTCAGGCAGTATCTGAACGGGTTGGTCGAAACATCATGGAAGCTTTCGAGCTTTATGAAGAAGACCTTACTCAGGAAGCTATTCAGGTGCTTCGTGGTACCAATGCGAGAAACGACTTTGACCGTGCCTATCTGGCCCGTTTCATTGGTAATTTGCTAGCCTCTGAAGATGAACTGGATGAAGCCATCGCGCAATTAGAGCGTGCAGTTGATTTCAATATTCTTAGCTTCGGAGATCATGGTGCCTCTATTCGTTTGCTAGCAGACTTAAATTTGCAGCATGAGAATTACGAAGAAGCTTTGCAGCGTTATCAGGAATGGATTCAGTTTACCGGTGAGTTGGACCATGAAGTCTTTATGCGCATGGCGAATGCTCATCTTGAATTAGAGAATTATGAACAGGTGATTCCTTTTGCCAGAAAATCTGTGGCACATCAGGAAACCCCTAATCGTAATCCTTATATTCTGCAGGTAGCTGCTTTCTATGAAACGCAACAGATAGCAAACGCTATTCAGGTACTGGAAGAAGGTCTTGAGGTGCTACCAGGCGAAGAACGTTGGTGGGGCCAGTTAGGTATGTTTTATCTCCTGGAAGAAGAGTTAGAAAAAGCTTTGGCAACCATGGAATTAGCCTATCTTGCTGGTTATCTGAATCGCGAAAACGACTTTCGTGCACTGGTTCAGATGTACAGTAACCTCGGTATTCCATACCGCGCAGCGACAGTAATGGAACGTCACATTGAATCTGGAGAGGTGCAAGGAACTCCCCGTAATTATTCAATAGCGGCTCGTTCGTATCATTCAGCGCGTGAGTTTAATGAAGCGGCTGAAATGTATACACAGGCGATAGCAGTTGCTGAGGACGATGAAGACCGTCGTGATTATTATCGTCGTCGTGGTGACGCCTTATTGTTTGTAGACCGTTATAGTAATGCGGCTGAGGCGTTCTCAAATGCGATTCAATTAATGGATCCTGATGATGACACCACGGGTCGGCTTTACATGTCACTGGCTGAAGCTTATTTCTATGCAGAACAATATGGTGATGCATTGGCGGCTGCGGAAAATGCAACGCGCTATGATGCACATCGTCGCAATGCAGAAAGCTGGGCTGGTTACATCCGAACTACGGCTGAACGTCGCGGTGTTGATTTAGATTAA